TAATTAAATGAACTGCCAGTGGTGTGACCCCATGCAGCAGAACTGCAGCAGCACTCCACTTTGATTTGCATGGAGACCTGGGAAGCACCCTGAAAAACTACAGCCACTGCCTGCCCTCCACATTCACAAGCATAAATAAAGCCAAGGGCACTGAAAAGGCAGTTCTCCTCCTTAGGGAGCTACCTGGAAAGCCACACCAAAAAGCTGCTGGGGTCGGGCTCCCACAGCTCCCTCTAGAAGGGCGCTGGATGGTTTTCTGTAATAATAACCATCCAGTTATTGCTGCTGGTCCAACTGCATCATGTGAGGAGAATTTTCGGAGATACGAACAAAGCTCTTTAGCAGCCAGGTGAAGAAATCTGAAATTTTACAATCAGAAAGCCACATTGCTAGGGATCATCAAGTACAACACCACcctggcttgtgtcagcaatAGTGCGGTCAGCAGGACCTGGGCAGTGACCGTTCCCCTGTACATGGTGATGGTGAGgttgcacctcgaatcctggggtcattTTGGGCcactcatgacaagaaagaccttgaagtGCTggggagagttcagagaagggtgatgagcctggtgagggagctggagcacaagtgtgaagggagcagctgagggatctgggggcttcaggctggaggaggctgaagggagacctgatctctgcaaccacctgaaaggaggctgtagcatggagggtgttgttctcttctcccttgTAGCAAGCaacaggatgaaaggaaatggcctcaaattgcgccAGGGCAGGTTCAggtgggatattaggaaacatttcttcatgaaaagggttgtgaagatgtggaacaggctgctcagggaagtggtggagtcaccacctctggaagggtttaaaagatgttGAGACtaagctcttagggacatggttcagtgccaaatgtaggttatggctggactctatGATCTGAAGTGTCTCATCCAACCAAAATATGATTCTATCACTACTGCCATTACCTTCCAGACATGTTGAGATTCTAAGCCTTTAGTACATACTCCAGCTTTTGCAACATCTTTTATAGCACTTAACGTTGTATGTCTCTGTTTCATAAAGGGAGCAACTCAAAAGCATCCTGAGAGCaaagtaaatcacagaatcacaggatgtcagggattgtaagggacctggaaagctcatccagtgcaatccccccatggagcaggaacacccagctgaggttccacaggaaggtgtccaggcgggtttgaatgtctgcagagaaggagactccacaacctccctgggcagcctgggccagtgttcctcaccctcactgggaagacgtttcttctcaaatgtaagtggaacttcttgtgtttcaattggaacccattgccccttgtcctatcattggttgtcaccaagaagagcctggttccatcctcctgacactcaccctttatatatttataactatgaatggggtcacccctcagtgtcctcttctccagctccagagccccagctccctcagcctttcctcacacgggagatgctccactcccttcagcatcttggtggctgcgctggactctctccagcagttccctgtcccggAACTGAgtggccacaactggacacaatattccagatgtaaaTAAATGTGAGATAGCTAGACACATTTTTTTCAAAACGTAAGATAGATAACCACAGCTTTAAAGTTTCACAGCAAGGAAGAGGCGGCTTGCCATAAACATAATTCACAACTGACCCCGCCCGGCAGGGTGGGTGTTCGGCTCGTCAGgcctgcccgcccgccccgctcggCGCGCAGCGCTGTTGCCGTTGTTATGTACGGGCTGGTGCGGCTGCGCCCGCCCGCGCTGCTCCGCGCCTGGGCCGGCGGTTCCCGCCTCGCCCGTGCCGGCCTCCTCCCGCCGCTGTCCCCGGTAACGCTGCGATCCGCCGCCGGCAGCTCCGCCAAGGTAGGTGAGCGGGGGAGAGGGGGCCTGGGCGCCCCGCTGTGAGTGCTGCGCTGTGTGAGAGGGAAGCGCGACCGCAGGGCCCGGCTCTGCAGGGAGATCACAgagtcatttcggttggaagagaccctcaggataatagagtccagccataacttaactctagcactgaaccatgtccctgagaacctcgtctacgctccttttaaaatgctttctcaACAAAATCTGCTCCTCGGGGCTGGGGGTAGGAGCAGACAAGCAGCTAAGGCAGTTGTGCAAATGGCAAAGAATTCATGGCACAAAACAGCTCATTTGAATGCATTCGGagctctgcttttttcttttcgcTCTGGCAAATCCAATTTTGAAACGCATatttagaatcgtagaatcacttcagttggaagagaccctcaggatcgagcCCAACGATAACCTCATAACCATGTCCCTGGTCTAcccgccttttaaacccctccagggatggtgactccagcagtgccctgggcagcctgttccggtgcctgacagccctttccatgaagaattttttcctgatgtctCTTATCCTGTCACTTCCTACtcaggagaaaagaccaacaccctccatgctccaacctcctttcagacagctgAGGAGCGGATCGTAGATTAAAGCACAAGTTATCCTGGCCTGGAAGTGTTTTCCACCTTTTGGGGGTGTTTTCAcaccctgtggtgtgtgtgtttgcggggggggggtgttttctCTATGGGCTGCGGGGTTTAGCACTTCAGGTGAGTCAGGAATACAAAAAGGGGTTTTAGGGactcacacagacacagacagaggATCCCGGGTGGGTAGTGCAGGGAGCAGCGCCTGGCCCCGCTCTGGGCGAGATAAAATACCAACATGCCCCCGGTTAATTATGTGTGTCCCTGTGCTCTCAACATTCTGCTCGTATTTTGGAGTTGGGAAGGAAAAATTTTTGTGAAGTATCAttccttggttttttgtttttaatttgaattGACTTGGGAAAAAGCAAATGAAGGCTTTATACCCAACTGGTTTTTGCACTGCAGTACTTGAGCAAATCATCCACATGCTGGgtttctgcaggagacagggacctgCTTACACCCGTGTGTGCCACGATGTTGAATGAGGGCTTTCCATACAAAGCCTCATTTACAGTTTAATTTCTAGAGCTTATTTTTCAGGTTAATTTCTTTAACCTCTTTACAAAGCACAACATGTTTCAGATTTGGTTTCATGCCTTAGTTCATCCAGAAGCTGAATCTTCACATAAATGATGTGAATAAAATTTGCTTTCTAGCAGAAATATTGTAGCAGAATTATATGGAAAATAAGTACTTTTCTTTGCCAAGTTGTACGTTATTCTGGACGTGACTGTACTGGGTAGTCTACATAATGTCTGCTGAAGTGGTACTTTGTTAACATCTTGCTTCTGTACCATTCAGAAATTGCCTGACGTGTGCCTGAGAGTGTGAGTGAATGGAATTGCGCTTGGAAGACGCAAACAAGGTGTTTTTCAGTCCTTATGATCCATCTTGCAAGTGTGGCTGAAGAGCCAGAGTTCCTCTGAGGCTTATGTATCCCTGTGGATCATCAGATATAAAACCTGTCAGTAAATTTTACTGTGACAAATATTTTCAGCGAAGTTGGGCTATTTCCGCCAGCACTGGCGTATCTGCGTAGCTGCTGTCTACACCGTGACAACAGCAGCAATTCCCCGGTTCTTCCTTTCTACAGGGGGGTGATTTATAGGAACTGAAATGTTGGACCTATTCTGTGAGTAAGTTGTTAGTAAGCCAGCATCAGTCTGGTATCATGTAGGCTTCCAGTGCCATCCACTGCTTAATCTTGAACAAGAAGCTGTTACAAGAATTCACTGTGTAAAGCTGAGCAGTGGGTGTTAGCAAAGATCTGTGTGGCATCTCAGTCTCATCTCTCAAGCAACGGTGTGGGTGTGCCTTGGCACGCATTTGGATCAAATGAAAGACTGGGACTATGATAATTCTTTTGAATTATGAAACTTGCATTGTGTAAGAACTTCACCGAGCTCATGTGAATAGTTGGGAAAGGGGAGCTGGCATGGGCTCTGCCACAGGCATCTGATGTAAAAGAGCAAAAGTGTGTTACCGTCTTTCCCAAAGTATTCGAAACAGCACTGTGTACAAGCCACTTCTTTGATCATTTCATGTTGATTCAACTGACTAGAATATGATATGTGCTTAATGCTAATAAatacctttgttttcttttttaggatGCAGGTGTATCACCCAAAAAGGTGGCCACAGATCCCAATGGTGAAAACAAGAAACTCAACAAAACCCAGCAGCTGAAACAAGTTTTTAAAGAATATGGTGCTGTAGGGGTTTCATTCCATGTTGGAATTTCATTAGTATCTCTAGGAATCTTCTACCTGGCTGTGTCAAGGTGAGGTTTGTGCAGTTGTCTGTAGCCTCTAGTTAATGGTTTagccaagaaaaatattttaccatTATGCTTATTTCTAGAAGAAGATGTACTCTATGCCTGCTTGATCTATACACAGTAATCTTTTGAATTTTTAGTCTAGACAGATCCATAAATAGAACTAATCTCCTATCAGGCATGAAAGTAAAGGTACGTGATCTTTTTGCATAGGTTCACAGTCCATGGTGAGCAGGTGAAAACAGCAGAGGCTGCACCAGAGTAACAAGGCAGATGAgagaatttatttttgttctgcagAGATATCTGTTGTTCTCAAGCAGTAACATGGTCTGTACAGATACAGCCATACAAAAGTGCTGGACCTTAgagataaatttatttttctgggTGTTGAACTCAgtttctgcagctgaaactgcagaAGGTGACAGCCACTAGaacaagattttaaaagaaactgtATGTGTGGCTTCTGGTGGGAATGCAACAGTTCTGTCTGTAGGGGATGAGGTATCTCAATTGAGGATACAGGGAAACACATTGTTTCTCAAAacattccctgctgctcactcttAACTCCAGTGGGAATACGTGAATGCCCAGTTTCTCTTGTTTACTACATCATGGCAAGGGTGACAATGAAATTTCTTCCAAGTACGATTTAGTTCCCAGACGCAAGACACTATACTGGCCAGTGAAGGGGGAAAAGTTTCAGTAACAGCTTCTCTTGGAAAATTACTCCAAACATAGGAACCAGGAGGAAAACTGCTATGTCTATACAGAATGAACGTATTAATGAATCTGGTGGATAACACTTATTTGAGTTTGTAGTACTTCCTTCACTTGCTAGGTTTTAGATAAGATACTCATCATTTTAACAGCTTGTAGTCCTCTGTTAGAACATGCTAAGCCTAACAAGAGGTCCCTTATTTGCTTTCAAAAGTAGAGAAATAGATTATTTTCTCTGAGTGTTCTGCCTGCACATGCTGCAGCTATACAGTTGTAAAACTAAGAGCATATTTGACCTCACAGGGAACTTgtcagtttaagaaaaaaagcgCATCTGAAAATATTGCCTGT
The DNA window shown above is from Patagioenas fasciata isolate bPatFas1 chromosome 16, bPatFas1.hap1, whole genome shotgun sequence and carries:
- the FAM210B gene encoding protein FAM210B, mitochondrial; this translates as MYGLVRLRPPALLRAWAGGSRLARAGLLPPLSPVTLRSAAGSSAKDAGVSPKKVATDPNGENKKLNKTQQLKQVFKEYGAVGVSFHVGISLVSLGIFYLAVSSGVDMTAVLFKLGFSESSLQSKMAAGTSTFVLAYAIHKLFAPVRISITIVSVPFIVRYCRKIGFFKPPTPNP